One Agelaius phoeniceus isolate bAgePho1 chromosome 7, bAgePho1.hap1, whole genome shotgun sequence DNA segment encodes these proteins:
- the LOC143694548 gene encoding olfactory receptor 14J1-like, translating into MSNSSSIRHFLLLALADTRQLQLLHFCLLLGISLAALLGNGLIISAVACGHHLHTPMFFFLLNLALADLGSICTTVPKAMHNSLWDTRNISYTACSAQLFFFAFFISAELCLLTIMCYDRYVSICKPLHYGTLLGSRACAHMAAAAWASAFLNALMHTANTFSLPLCHGNALGQFFCEIPQILKISCSHSNLRELGLIVVSLCLSCGCFVFIVFSYVQIFRAVLRIPSEQGRHKAFSTCLPHLAVLSLFLSTAAFANLKPPSMSSPSLDLALSVLYSVVPPALNPLIYSLRNQELKAAVWRLMTGCFQKY; encoded by the coding sequence atgtccaacagcagctccatcaggcacttcctcctgctggcattggcagacacacggcagctgcagctcctgcacttctgcctcttgctgggcatctccctggctgccctcctgggcaacggcctcatcatcagcgccgtagcctgcggccaccacctgcacacgcccatgttcttcttcctgctcaacctggccctcgctgacctgggctccatctgcaccactgtccccaaagccatgcacaattccctctgggacaccaggaacatCTCCTACACAGCATGTTCTGCAcagctatttttttttgcctttttcatctcagcagagctttgcctcctgaccatcatgtgctacgaccgctacgtgtccatctgcaaacccctgcactacgggaccctcctgggcagcagagcttgtgcccacatggcagcagctgcctgggccagtgcctttctcaatgctctcatgcacacggccaatacattttccctgcccctgtgccatggcaatgccctgggccagttcttctgtgaaatcccacagatcctcaaaaTCTCGTGCTCACACTCAaacctcagggaacttgggctcatTGTGGTTAGCCTTTGTTTATCAtgtggctgttttgtgttcattgttttctcctatgtgcagatcttcagggctgtgctgaggatcccctctgagcagggacggcacaaagccttttccacctgcctccctcacctggctgtgctctccctgttcctcagcactgcagcgTTTGCCAActtgaagcccccctccatgtcctccccatccctggatctggccctatCAGTTCtatactcagtggtgcctccagccctgaaccccctcatctacagcctgaggaaccaggagctcaaggctgcagtgtggagactgatgactggatgctttcagaaatattaa